A part of Gammaproteobacteria bacterium genomic DNA contains:
- the hypD gene encoding hydrogenase formation protein HypD — MKYMDEFRDPAKVRALLSGIEALAPRLGVPRRRPLQIMEVCGGHTHSIFRYGIEGMLPDWVELVHGPGCPVCVLPRGRVDDCLALAGRDGVVLATFGDAMRVPGSRKSLLQARADGADVRMVYSPMDALQLARAMPDREIVFFGLGFETTMPSTAFTVLQAEREGIANFSLFCNHITIIPTIRALLDSPDQRLDGFLGPGHVSTVIGIRPYQFIAERYRRPVVISGFEPLDILQSLWMVLKQLAEGRCEVENQYRRVVSEDGGSAARAAVEKVFELREFFEWRGLGSIERSGVRLRDEYARYDAERKFALPNLEVADPSACQCGEVLRGLIKPRQCRVFGTRCTPQTPMGALMVSSEGACAAYYNYARALPEDGRAARGPLADPAASV; from the coding sequence GTGAAGTACATGGACGAATTTCGCGACCCGGCCAAGGTGCGGGCCCTGCTGTCCGGGATTGAGGCACTGGCGCCGCGGCTGGGCGTCCCGCGGCGGCGCCCTTTGCAGATCATGGAAGTATGCGGCGGCCATACCCACTCCATATTCCGCTACGGAATCGAGGGGATGCTTCCGGACTGGGTCGAACTGGTGCACGGTCCGGGATGCCCTGTGTGCGTGCTGCCCAGGGGACGGGTGGACGATTGCCTGGCGCTGGCCGGGCGGGACGGTGTCGTCCTCGCCACCTTCGGCGACGCCATGCGGGTGCCGGGTTCCCGCAAAAGCCTGTTGCAGGCCCGGGCCGACGGGGCCGATGTGCGCATGGTCTATTCGCCCATGGATGCCTTGCAGTTGGCCCGTGCCATGCCGGACCGGGAGATCGTCTTTTTCGGCCTGGGTTTCGAGACCACCATGCCCAGCACTGCCTTCACCGTGTTGCAAGCAGAACGGGAGGGAATTGCGAATTTTTCCCTGTTCTGCAATCACATCACCATCATCCCGACGATTCGGGCATTGCTGGATTCTCCCGATCAGCGACTCGACGGTTTTCTGGGGCCGGGGCATGTCAGCACGGTGATCGGCATTCGGCCCTACCAATTCATTGCGGAGCGGTACCGCCGTCCGGTGGTCATATCCGGTTTTGAGCCGCTGGACATCTTGCAGTCGCTTTGGATGGTGTTGAAACAATTGGCCGAAGGGCGTTGCGAGGTGGAGAACCAGTACCGGCGCGTGGTGAGCGAAGACGGCGGCAGTGCGGCGCGGGCGGCGGTCGAGAAAGTGTTCGAGCTGCGCGAGTTTTTCGAATGGCGCGGACTGGGCTCGATCGAGCGCTCGGGGGTGCGGTTGCGGGACGAATATGCCCGCTACGATGCGGAGCGCAAGTTTGCCCTGCCGAATCTGGAGGTCGCCGACCCCAGCGCCTGCCAGTGTGGCGAGGTCCTGCGCGGCCTGATTAAGCCCCGGCAATGCAGAGTGTTCGGGACCCGTTGCACCCCGCAGACTCCAATGGGCGCCCTTATGGTGTCTTCCGAGGGCGCCTGCGCGGCCTATTACAACTATGCCCGCGCGCTGCCGGAAGACGGCCGCGCCGCTCGCGGCCCATTGGCGGACCCTGCAGCGTCTGTATGA
- a CDS encoding HypC/HybG/HupF family hydrogenase formation chaperone has translation MCVGIPGRVTEITDAERKLALVEVGGVKREVVLACIVDADCPLESCVGEWVLIHVGFAMSRIDEEEARKTLRLLTELGEAQAELEAMSQTATASGDPPLRRTP, from the coding sequence ATGTGTGTGGGCATTCCCGGGCGTGTGACCGAGATTACCGATGCCGAGCGCAAACTTGCGCTGGTGGAGGTTGGCGGCGTCAAGCGGGAAGTGGTGCTCGCTTGCATAGTGGATGCGGATTGCCCGCTCGAATCCTGCGTCGGCGAGTGGGTCCTGATCCATGTCGGTTTCGCCATGAGCCGGATTGACGAGGAGGAGGCGCGGAAAACCTTGCGTTTGCTCACCGAGCTGGGTGAAGCGCAGGCGGAATTGGAGGCCATGTCGCAAACGGCGACTGCGTCGGGAGACCCGCCCTTAAGGCGAACCCCGTGA